The Blattabacterium cuenoti genome segment ATATTTCTAATATATCTTAAATCTTTTACCATAAAATTTAAAACCTAAAATGCGAAAATGCTTTATTAGCTTCAGCCATTTTATGAATATTTTCTTTTCTCCTTATAGATTCTCCTTGTTCTCGAAATGCATCCCAAACTTCAAGAGCTAATTTATTTGCCATTGTTTTTTCTTTTCTAGCTGTTGCACAGGTTATTAATAATTTTATAGCCCTTGTAATTTTACTATGATTTGATATTGGAACAGGAATTTGAATATTAGTTCCTCCCATTCTCCGACTTCTCACTTCCACATGAGGAGTAACATTTTTTAATCCTTCTTTCCATATATCTAATGCGGATTTTTCCTCCTTTTCCTTTTCTCTAATTAAATCAATTTTTTTCATTGAATTATAAAATATTTTATATGCTAAACCTTTTTTTCCACTTTTAATTAAATGATTTACAAAACGTGTTACAAGAGAATCATTAAATTTAGGATCAGGTTGATATTTCTTAATTTTTTTTTTTATCTTCCTCATTTATTTTTTATTTTGGTTCCATATTTACTCCTACTGTTTTTTCTCCCATCTACACCAGCTGTATCTCTAGCACCTCTTACTATCTTATATTTTACTCCAGGTAAATCTTTTACTCTTCCACCTTTAACCAATACAATAGAATGTTCTTGTAAATTGTGCCCCTCACCTATTATATAACTAATAACCTCTTTTCCATTACTAAAACGAACTCTAGCTACTTTTCGCATAGCAGAATTAGGTTTTTTTGGCGTAGTTGTATAAACTCTAGTACATACCCCTCTTTTTTGTGGACAAAAATCTAAAGCAATAGATTTCCTTTTCTTAGGAAGAACAGTTCTACCTTTTCTAATTAATTGTTGTATAGTTGGCATAACAATAAAATTCAATTATTTTATTCACGTTTAAATATTAATTTTTTTATTTTGAAATAAAATATCTTCATCTGAAGATATTCCTAATTCCTTATAAATATAATTAAAAGTAGATAGAAGACAAGGTCCCCCATCAACTATAGCTACATTATGTTCATAATGAGCAGAATATTTTTTATCTAAAGTTGTAACAGTCCATCCATCTTTATGAAAGACTACATCAGAAGTTCCAATATTTATCATTGGTTCTATTGATAAAACTAAACCTTCTTTTAACTTAAATCCTTTACCTGGTTTTCCAAAATTAGGAACTTGTGGAGATTCATGTATTTTTTTTCCAATACCATGTCCTACTAAATCTTTTACTACAGAATAATTATGTTTTTCAACATGGGATTGAATGGAATATCCAATATCTCCTATAGTATTTCCTAATTTACATTGAGATATTCCTATATAAATAGACTTTTTTGAACATGATAAAAATTTTTTTAATTCATCAGAAACTGTTCCAACTTCAAAAGTATAAGCATGATCACCATAAAAATTATTCATATATACACCACAATCTACAGATAATATATCTCCATCATTTAAAATAATTTTATTAGGTAATCCATGAACTACCTGATAATTAGGAGATACACATAATGTATACGGATAATCATACAATCCTAAAAAAGCGGGTTTTCCACCGTTATCATAAATAAATTCTCTAGCTAATTTATCTAAATATAATGTATTAATCCCTGGTTTTATTTCTTTTGCTAACATCCCTAGGGTTTTAGATGCTAGAATTGCACTTTTTTTTATTAGAATTATTTCCTCAATAGTTTTTATCAATATAAAATATAATTAATTGGTTAATAGAGTAAACAAATATTTTTTTAAAAAAATATTTATTTCATTATTTGTGGAATAGGTAGCTTCATCAATTCAAGAATTATTGGAGCTACATCAGATAGTGATCCACTATTTTTCATAGTTAAAAATTTATTTTTTATTAATTTATTATCATTTTCATCATCATTTAACAATATAAAAGGTACTAATGAATTACTATGTGTTGTATTAGGGGTTCCATCTACATTTATCATAAAATCAGCATTTCCATGATCTCCTACAATAACAACTTTATATAAATTATTTATAGCTTCATTAACGCATAATTTTATGCATTTATCAACAAATTCACAAGCAATTATAGTCTTCTCCATATTTCCAGTATGTCCAACCATATCAGGATTTGCAAAATTAACGCAAAAAAAATCAAATTTTTTATTTTTCAATTCCAAAATTACTCTATTTGTAATTTCTTTTGCACTCATTTCTGGTTTTAAATCGTAAGTTTCTACTTTAGGTGATGGACATAAAATTCTTACTTCATTATCAAATGGTTTTTCTCTTCCTCCAGAAAAAAAGTAAGTAACATGAGGATATTTTTCCGTTTCTGCTATTCGAATTTGTTTTTTTCCTTCTTTTTCTAGAACATTGCCTAATGTATCAGGAATAATATCTTTTTTTAAAAGAGAAATAATATTTTTATATTTATCATTGAAACAAGTAATAGTTAAATAATTATATAAATTAACTTTTTTTTTATTCAATAATTTCAAATCATTATAAATAAACAATTCTGTTATTTGTCTAGATCGATCTGGTCTAAAATTAAAACAAAATACTACATCTCCATTTTTTATTCTTGAAATAGGAATATTATTATCATCAACATTTATTAATGGGGGTAAAAATTCATCTGTTTTTCCTTGTTTATGATAATAATCTATGGATCTTAATATATTTTTAGTATAAATACCTTTCGAATTAACCATTGCATCATATGCTACTTTAGTTCTATTCCATTTTTTATCTCTATCCATAGAATAAAATCTACCAATTACAGAAGATAATTTTCCAACATATTTTTTAGTTATCTCCAAAAGTTTTTTTATATAAGAAATACTATTTTTTATTCCAGAATCCCTTCCATCAGTAAAAACATGTATAAAAACATTTTTTAATCTATTTTCATAGGATAGTTTTAAAAAATAAAATAAATGATCCATATGCGAATGAACACCTCCATCAGAAAGAAGACCTATAAAATGAATTTTTCTATCCTGTTCCCTATAAATAGAGAATAACTTATTTAATTTTTTTTTAAAAACATTATTTTTTATAGATTCATTAATTTTTTCTAAATTTTGAATAACTTTTCTTCCAGATCCTAAACTAATGTGTCCTACCTCAGAATTCCCCATTTGATTATATGGCAATCCTACAAACGTACCAGAAGCGTTTAATTGAAAATTAGGATATTTTTTAATACAAAAATCTATAAATGGTGTGGATGCTCTTTCTATAGCAGAAATAGATTTATTTTTATTTATACCCCAACCATCCAATATTATTAACATTACTTTTTTCATATTTACATCAATACTCTTTTAAAAGAAAGAATATCTGAATTTTTACTATTTTCTTTTAAATAATCAAAAACTGTTATGTTATTATTTTTTATAAATTTTTGATTAAGAAGTGTATTCTCTAATATTAATTTTTTTATTTTTCCTTTTATTATTTTATCTCTTAAATCTTTTGATTTATAGTATTGATTATTTTGTTGTTCAAAAACTTTTATTTCTTTTTTTAGAACAGATTTTGGAAAATCTTTTTCCGATATAGAAACAGGATTCATTCCTGCTACATGCATGGTAATATTTTTAGCTACTTTATAATCTAATTTTTTAGAAAATGCTACAATTGAAGCTAATTTGTTATTATTATGAGTATAACTCATGACAAATGGAGCTTCTACTTTCTCAAAAGTATTTAGATCTAATTTTTCTTTGAAAATACCTATTTTTTTATTTAAAATATTATTTACACTATCATTATTATGATATAAACTATTTAAAAATTCTTTTTTAGATGAATAAAAAAATGCTTTTTGAGATAAATCATTTAATAATTTTATAAATTCTGTACTTTTAGATAAAAAATCAGTTTCACAATTAATTCCAATAATTACTCCATAATTATTATTATTATCAACCTTAGCAATTAATCCACCTTCTTTTGTTTCAAATTTTGATCGATTTAAAGCAATCTTTTCTCCTTTTTTTTTTAAAAAAAAAATTGCTTCTTCTATATTTCCGTTAGAATTTAATAATGCATTTTTACAATCAATTATTCCTACTCCAGTTAACTTTCTAAGTTTTTGAATTTCACTAATAGAAACTTTCATAAAATTTTAATCTTAATTCTTTTTATTTTCTTTTATAAATTCTATGATATATTTTAATATAATATTGATAGATTTGGAAGAATCATCATTAGATGGAATAGGAAAATTAATATCTCTTGGATCAGTATTGGTATCTACCATAGCAAATATTGGAATTTTTAATTTTTTAGCTTCTGTTAAAGCAATTTTTTCTCTATTAGGATCTACTAAAAAAATTCCATTAGGAATATGATTCATTGTGGAAATACTACCTAAATTTTTATAAAGTTTTGCATAAATTCTATTCATAAATAATCTTTCCTTTTTTGATAAAGTATCAAACGTTCCATTTTTTTTCATTTTTTCAATATTATTCATTTTTTTTATAGATTTCCGAATAGTACTGAAATTAGTTAATAATCCACCTAACCATCGTTCAGTTACACATGGCATATTTATACTTTTTGCATAAAAAAAAACTTTTTCTTTAGCCTGATCTTTCGTTCCAACTAACAAAACTTTTTTTCCATTTTTTATTATATCATTTAAACCTTTACATGCTTCTTTTAACTTTAAAATTGTTTTGGATAAATTTATAATATGGATTCCACTTTTTTTCATAAAAATAAAGGATTTCATATTGGGATTCCATTTTCTAGTTATATGTCCTAAATGTACACCGGCTTTTAATAGTTCTTGAGTATTGATCTCCATAATAATATAAAAATAATACTAACGTTTTGAAAATTGATATTTTTTTCTAGCTTTTTTTTGTCCATATTTTTTTCTTTCAACTTCTCTAGGATCGCGAGTCAATAACCCTTCATTTCTTAATTTTGCTGCATTGCTAGAATTAACTTTACAAAGTGCTCTAGATATAGCGAGACATATAGCTTCAGCTTGAGCACTAAATCCACCTCCGTTTACTCTAATTTTTATATTAAATTTATCTTTTATTTCCAAAAATTTAATTGGATAAAATATTTTATGGTGAACATATTCTGGAAAATAATCTTCTAATTTTCTAGAGTTTACCGAAATTATTCCATTTCCTATATTCATATAAATTCTAGCAATAGATCTTTTTCTTCTACCTATAGTATGATATATCATATTATATTACATTTAATTTTTATTTTAATAAAATAGGATTTTGAGCTAAATGTTTATGAAAAGAATCTTTATAAACATAAAGATTTTTTTTAAAAATTAATCGTCCTAAACGATTTTTTGGTAACATTCTTTTTACTGCCTTATATATCAAAATTCTAGAATCTTTATTAAATAAATTTTTTACAAAAATTATTTTTTTACCTCCAGGATATCCTGTATAACTAATATATTTTTTTGTATCCCATTTTTTTCCAGTAAGTTTTATATAATTAGAATTTATAACTATAACATAATCGCCACAATTTATATTCGGTGAATAATATGGTTTATTTTTCCCCATAATTATATAAGCTATTCTAGAAGAAAGTCGACCAAGAATCTGATTAGTTGCATCTAAAAGAACCCATGATTTTTTTACTAATTTTTTTTTAACTAAAGTAGTCTTAAAACTCAATGGATCCATAAATTAAATATTTTTACTCTTTATCTTTTAAAGATAAGTATTTTTAAAAAAAAATAAAAAAAATGACTTTTTGTCATAAAAAAAAAAATTTAACAATCATTTTTACTGTCATATATTATTAATTATATAGTTTTATTTAAATTATGGCATAATGATTGAAGATACATTAAGTATAGTTAATTAAAATAAACCAATTTATTATAGAATCATGAGTAAAATTATAGGTATAGATTTAGGAACAACGAATTCCTGTGTTGCTGTTATGGAAGTTACAGATCCAGTAGTAATTCCTAATTCAGAAGGAAAAAGAACAACACCATCTATAGTAGCATTCGTAGATGGAGGTGAAAGAAAAATTGGAGATCCTGCGAAAAGGCAATCTGTAACTAATCCACAAAAAACTATTTTTTCAATTAAAAGATTTATGGGAAGAAACTATTCAGAAATATCTGAAGAATTAAAACATATTCCTTATAAAATCATAAGAGGTGGAAATGATACGCCTAGAGTAGACATTGATAAAAGACTATATGCGCCTCAAGAAATATCTGCTATGATATTACAAAAAATGAAAAAAACTGCCGAAGATTACTTAGGGCAAGAAATAAAAAGAGCTGTTATTACTGTTCCTGCATATTTCAATGACGCTCAAAGACAGTCTACAAAAGAATCTGGAGAAATAGCTGGATTAAAAGTTGAAAGAATTATTAATGAACCTACTGCAGCAGCTCTAGCATATGGATTAGATAAAAGTAATCAAAATAAAAAAATAGTAGTATATGATTTAGGTGGTGGTACTTTTGATGTATCTATTCTAGAATTAGGTGATGGTGTTTTTGAGGTTCTTTCTACTAATGGAGATACTCATTTAGGGGGAGATAATTTTGATCAAGTTATAATAGATTATCTTGCTAATTTTTTTAAGTCTAATGAAGGAGTAGATTTAAGAAAAGATCCGATGGCATTACAACGTTTAAAAGAAGCATCTGAAAAAGCCAAAATTGAATTATCCTCATCAAATCAGACAGAAATAAATCTACCATATATTACAGCTACTGAATCTGGTCCAAAACATTTAGTAATTACTTTAACCCGATCAAAATTTGAACAACTTTCTGATAAATTAATTAAAAGATCTATCAACCCATGTTCTAAAGCTTTAAAAGATGCTAATTTAACTACTAACGATATCGATGAAGTAATTTTAGTAGGAGGTTCAACTAGGATTCCAAAAGTTCAAGACGAAGTAGAGAATTTTTTTAAAAAAACCCCTTCTAAAGGAGTTAATCCAGATGAAGTAGTTGCTATTGGAGCTGCAATCCAAGGCGGAGTACTAACTGGTGATGTTCAAGATGTTTTATTATTAGATGTAACACCATTATCGTTAGGGATTGAAACATTAGGCGGAGTATATACCAAATTAATTGAATCTAATACTACAATTCCTACAAAAAAATCTGAAGTTTTCTCAACTGCAGCTGATAATCAATCTGCTGTTACTATTCGAGTTGGACAAGGTGAAAGACCTATGTTTAAAGATAATAAAGAAATTGGAAGATTTGATTTAATAGATATTCCTCCTGCACCCAGAGGCGTACCACAAATAGAAGTTACATTTGATATAAATGCTAATGGTATATTAAGCGTTTCAGCAAAAGATAAAGGAACTGGAAAAAATCATTCTATTAGAATTGAAACATCTTCAGGATTAGATCAAAAAGAGATAGATAGAATGAAAAAAGAAGCAGAAATAAATGCCCAAAAAGATGAAAAAACCAAAAAAGAAATAGAAAAGTTAAATTTTGCAGATAACCATATTTTCCAATATGAAAAAAATATTAAAGATCATAAAGATAAATTATCAAAAGAAGATTTAAAAAATTTAAATGATTATCTAGATCAATTAAAAACTGCACGTTCTAAAAAAGAATTAGATTCTATTGATAATTGTATAAAAAAATTAAATGAATTATGGATGAATTTATCTCAAAAGATATATAATACCACAAATAATTCAGAAAAATCTACTAATAATACTACAAATACTATAAATGATAAAAAACAAAAAAATGATAAAAAAGAAGAGGATAATGTACAAGATGTAGATTATGAAGAAGTAAAATAAATTAATAAAATAAAGAATAAAGGGAGTATTATTTTGGAATAATGGAAATTTCAGTTATTCCTCCTACAACTTTTTCTCCCTTTTTTATTAATAATTTAGAATTTAATGGTATAAAAATATCTAATCTAGATCCAAATTTAATAAAACCTAATTCTTCACCTTTTTTTACAACTGTATTTTTTTTTGCATAAAAACTAATACGACGGGCTAATAATCCAGCAATTTGTCTTAATAAAATTTTTTTTCTTTTATTTTTATCTATTATAACTATTGTGGTATGTTCATTTTCTAATGAAGATTTTTCTAACCAAGCTACATAATATTTTCCAGGATGATGTTTAACATAAACAATTTTTCCTGAAATAGGATATCTATTTACATGTACATCAAATAACGATAAAAAAATAGATATTTTAATACATTTTTTTTTTAAATATTCATTTTCAAAAATATTTTTTATATCTAAAATTTTTCCATCAGCTGGAGAAACTAAAACATTAGTTTTACTATCATCTAAAAAATTTCTTTTAGGATTTCTAAAAAAATAAATAACAAATGAATAAAATATTGAACATAAAAAAACTATTGAATAAAAAACTTTTTTAGAAAATAAAAAAAAAACTAAGATTAATATTATTATTATAAATATTAATATATAAATCAATAATGGTATTCCTTCTTTGTGTATCATCATAAATATAATTTAAGATCAATATGAAAACACTAATTATTACTATGAAAACAATAAAAAATTATAAAAATAGAACTATTTAATTTATCCAAAACTAAAATAAGAATTATTAAATATTATTATATAAAATTTATAAATAAAACATAATAAATAAATAAGAAATAATATAAATCCAAATATCTACTAATTTGAATTATTTTTTTATTTACTTAACTCTTCAGAAAAAAAATTAATCATAGAAAAAATATAAATATTAATTTAATTAAATATTATAATATTCAAATTCATCAAAAAGTTAATTCAATAAATAATAAAAAGATTAATTATTCTAAATCTAAAACATTTTTTCTCCATTAAAAATGGATAAAAAATTAAAATAATATATATAAATCCAAAAAAAAATAATCTATTTAAAAAAATTAGAATTTTTAATAATTTTTATCTATGTTTAAAATATTTAATCAATATATTTTTGTTAATTATCTTCAAGAAGATCACCAATTTCATCAGGAAAATCACGTTTTCCAAAAATTTTTTCTAAATCATCCCTAAATAATACTTCTTTATCTAATAATTCATTGGCTAAAATGATTAGTTTCTTCTTATTATCATTTAATATTTTTTTTGCTCTTTCATATTGTTCCGTAATCATTTTAAATATTTCTTCATCAATAATTTGAGCTGTTTTTTCACTATAAGGTTTTGAAAAACTAAATTCATCTTGTCCAGTAGAATCATAATAAGAAATATTTCCAATTCTATCATTTAAACCAAAAATAGCTATCATCGATTGTGCTTGTTTTGTTACTCTTTCTAAATCATTTAAAGCACCAGTAGAAACTGTTTTAAAAATAATTTCTTCAGCTGATCTTCCTGCTAATAA includes the following:
- the rpsG gene encoding 30S ribosomal protein S7; this encodes MRKIKKKIKKYQPDPKFNDSLVTRFVNHLIKSGKKGLAYKIFYNSMKKIDLIREKEKEEKSALDIWKEGLKNVTPHVEVRSRRMGGTNIQIPVPISNHSKITRAIKLLITCATARKEKTMANKLALEVWDAFREQGESIRRKENIHKMAEANKAFSHFRF
- the rpsL gene encoding 30S ribosomal protein S12, with the translated sequence MPTIQQLIRKGRTVLPKKRKSIALDFCPQKRGVCTRVYTTTPKKPNSAMRKVARVRFSNGKEVISYIIGEGHNLQEHSIVLVKGGRVKDLPGVKYKIVRGARDTAGVDGRKNSRSKYGTKIKNK
- the map gene encoding type I methionyl aminopeptidase, with the protein product MIKTIEEIILIKKSAILASKTLGMLAKEIKPGINTLYLDKLAREFIYDNGGKPAFLGLYDYPYTLCVSPNYQVVHGLPNKIILNDGDILSVDCGVYMNNFYGDHAYTFEVGTVSDELKKFLSCSKKSIYIGISQCKLGNTIGDIGYSIQSHVEKHNYSVVKDLVGHGIGKKIHESPQVPNFGKPGKGFKLKEGLVLSIEPMINIGTSDVVFHKDGWTVTTLDKKYSAHYEHNVAIVDGGPCLLSTFNYIYKELGISSDEDILFQNKKINI
- the gpmI gene encoding 2,3-bisphosphoglycerate-independent phosphoglycerate mutase; this encodes MKKVMLIILDGWGINKNKSISAIERASTPFIDFCIKKYPNFQLNASGTFVGLPYNQMGNSEVGHISLGSGRKVIQNLEKINESIKNNVFKKKLNKLFSIYREQDRKIHFIGLLSDGGVHSHMDHLFYFLKLSYENRLKNVFIHVFTDGRDSGIKNSISYIKKLLEITKKYVGKLSSVIGRFYSMDRDKKWNRTKVAYDAMVNSKGIYTKNILRSIDYYHKQGKTDEFLPPLINVDDNNIPISRIKNGDVVFCFNFRPDRSRQITELFIYNDLKLLNKKKVNLYNYLTITCFNDKYKNIISLLKKDIIPDTLGNVLEKEGKKQIRIAETEKYPHVTYFFSGGREKPFDNEVRILCPSPKVETYDLKPEMSAKEITNRVILELKNKKFDFFCVNFANPDMVGHTGNMEKTIIACEFVDKCIKLCVNEAINNLYKVVIVGDHGNADFMINVDGTPNTTHSNSLVPFILLNDDENDNKLIKNKFLTMKNSGSLSDVAPIILELMKLPIPQIMK
- the tsf gene encoding translation elongation factor Ts, whose product is MKVSISEIQKLRKLTGVGIIDCKNALLNSNGNIEEAIFFLKKKGEKIALNRSKFETKEGGLIAKVDNNNNYGVIIGINCETDFLSKSTEFIKLLNDLSQKAFFYSSKKEFLNSLYHNNDSVNNILNKKIGIFKEKLDLNTFEKVEAPFVMSYTHNNNKLASIVAFSKKLDYKVAKNITMHVAGMNPVSISEKDFPKSVLKKEIKVFEQQNNQYYKSKDLRDKIIKGKIKKLILENTLLNQKFIKNNNITVFDYLKENSKNSDILSFKRVLM
- the rpsB gene encoding 30S ribosomal protein S2, translated to MEINTQELLKAGVHLGHITRKWNPNMKSFIFMKKSGIHIINLSKTILKLKEACKGLNDIIKNGKKVLLVGTKDQAKEKVFFYAKSINMPCVTERWLGGLLTNFSTIRKSIKKMNNIEKMKKNGTFDTLSKKERLFMNRIYAKLYKNLGSISTMNHIPNGIFLVDPNREKIALTEAKKLKIPIFAMVDTNTDPRDINFPIPSNDDSSKSINIILKYIIEFIKENKKN
- the rpsI gene encoding 30S ribosomal protein S9 — encoded protein: MIYHTIGRRKRSIARIYMNIGNGIISVNSRKLEDYFPEYVHHKIFYPIKFLEIKDKFNIKIRVNGGGFSAQAEAICLAISRALCKVNSSNAAKLRNEGLLTRDPREVERKKYGQKKARKKYQFSKR
- the rplM gene encoding 50S ribosomal protein L13; translated protein: MDPLSFKTTLVKKKLVKKSWVLLDATNQILGRLSSRIAYIIMGKNKPYYSPNINCGDYVIVINSNYIKLTGKKWDTKKYISYTGYPGGKKIIFVKNLFNKDSRILIYKAVKRMLPKNRLGRLIFKKNLYVYKDSFHKHLAQNPILLK
- the dnaK gene encoding molecular chaperone DnaK; the protein is MSKIIGIDLGTTNSCVAVMEVTDPVVIPNSEGKRTTPSIVAFVDGGERKIGDPAKRQSVTNPQKTIFSIKRFMGRNYSEISEELKHIPYKIIRGGNDTPRVDIDKRLYAPQEISAMILQKMKKTAEDYLGQEIKRAVITVPAYFNDAQRQSTKESGEIAGLKVERIINEPTAAALAYGLDKSNQNKKIVVYDLGGGTFDVSILELGDGVFEVLSTNGDTHLGGDNFDQVIIDYLANFFKSNEGVDLRKDPMALQRLKEASEKAKIELSSSNQTEINLPYITATESGPKHLVITLTRSKFEQLSDKLIKRSINPCSKALKDANLTTNDIDEVILVGGSTRIPKVQDEVENFFKKTPSKGVNPDEVVAIGAAIQGGVLTGDVQDVLLLDVTPLSLGIETLGGVYTKLIESNTTIPTKKSEVFSTAADNQSAVTIRVGQGERPMFKDNKEIGRFDLIDIPPAPRGVPQIEVTFDINANGILSVSAKDKGTGKNHSIRIETSSGLDQKEIDRMKKEAEINAQKDEKTKKEIEKLNFADNHIFQYEKNIKDHKDKLSKEDLKNLNDYLDQLKTARSKKELDSIDNCIKKLNELWMNLSQKIYNTTNNSEKSTNNTTNTINDKKQKNDKKEEDNVQDVDYEEVK
- a CDS encoding phosphatidylserine decarboxylase family protein, which translates into the protein MMIHKEGIPLLIYILIFIIIILILVFFLFSKKVFYSIVFLCSIFYSFVIYFFRNPKRNFLDDSKTNVLVSPADGKILDIKNIFENEYLKKKCIKISIFLSLFDVHVNRYPISGKIVYVKHHPGKYYVAWLEKSSLENEHTTIVIIDKNKRKKILLRQIAGLLARRISFYAKKNTVVKKGEELGFIKFGSRLDIFIPLNSKLLIKKGEKVVGGITEISIIPK